The Eurosta solidaginis isolate ZX-2024a chromosome 4, ASM4086904v1, whole genome shotgun sequence genome includes a window with the following:
- the LOC137249116 gene encoding uncharacterized protein isoform X1, producing the protein MSIAARTKWTSATAVATAGVQRRRVINKHIQQKYLLCGFAIHAFLATPAYLYGNVVESDKDLVLRIWPAIVYQATGQICRSILEHLNVEYRGRERETIQYRSFFLTATLIICCSLMISGIFFSSAWVIVSTTTQAVAIVFYGCFAGIGSSLFVWKTHVILEAVRPREDKFVRKTIYLCGEAFCQLFLSFVFTSLRTLYGTAQSIVLMSSLLVNLIPISLIITRHREGSITKRISLITADSAFPPLHHQLGAFPTSIADQIDGIEMQLPRTWKSPLREQHHGTATAALFAAAAVEARSNYMLAADESYVTFVNPNGVEIMEIIPEEEETLSVMRSSSTTIGKSHQSVATSQSKLPPNMSSNGLQQLDENVEVSSGGAYKKMGDGNWLKFRRMTRNFAIHIWKSLRDTIFLPLQHALMVPRLYSTTLLMSVDIFSYVMCLTVLPSLAVTHHAIKNAEIPFLFSLLAFPWMCFSLMTPRFGHSLYKRKIEWHTLGSVCKALALILISFSTSKLQLSVSSVLLGFGQSVTLFLQDVVYQRSMPRAQWNDIRHPVHFTNGLLICLWGALAHYVVVQFSFQATVGLAALLYVVGMVTWNMIFVCCNTRD; encoded by the exons ATGAGTATAGCAGCGCGTACTAAATGGACTTCAGCAACAGCTGTGGCAACGGCGGGCGTACAGCGCAGGCGTGTGATCAACAAACACATtcaacagaaatatctgttatgtGGGTTTGCAatacat GCTTTTCTCGCCACTCCTGCCTACCTCTATGGAAATGTAGTTGAATCGGATAAGGACTTGGTGCTGCGCATTTGGCCCGCTATAGTCTATCAGGCCACGGGTCAAATTTGTCGTTCAATTTTAGAACATCTAAATGTTGAATATCGGGGTCGTGAACGGGAAACAATACAATATCGTAGTTTCTTTCTTACTGCCACACTGATCATATGTTGTTCGCTTATGATTAGCGGTATATTTTTCTCATCAGCATGGGTTATAGTTTCTACAACAACACAAGCGGTGGCTATAGTATTCTATGGATGTTTTGCGG GAATTGGTTCTAGTCTCTTCGTCTGGAAGACCCACGTTATTTTAGAAGCAGTGCGGCCGCGTGAAGATAAATTTGTACGCAAAACGATCTATCTCTGTGGTGAGGCATTCTGTCAACTCTTTCTCTCATTCGTCTTCACAAGTCTGCGCACACTGTATGGTACAGCGCAGTCAATTGTTTTAATGTCCTCATTACTGGTAAATCTAATACCCATCAGCTTAATTATCACACGACACCGTGAAGGTTCTATCACCAAACGTATATCATTGATTACGGCAGATAGCGCCTTCCCACCACTCCACCATCAATTGGGCGCCTTCCCCACAAGTATTGCCGATCAAATCGATGGCATTGAAATGCAATTGCCTCGTACTTGGAAGAGTCCACTACGTGAGCAACATCATGGTACAGCTACTGCAGCACTTTTTGCAGCAGCGGCAGTCGAAGCGCGAAGCAATTATATGTTGGCTGCAGATGAATCATACGTGACATTTGTTAATCCAAATGGTGTAGAGATTATGGAAATCATACCCGAAGAAGAGGAGACTCTATCAGTAATGCGTAGCAGCTCGACAACAATCGGTAAGAGTCATCAAAGTGTTGCGACATCACAATCCAAATTACCTCCAAATATGTCTTCGAACGGATTGCAACAGCTGGACGAAAATGTGGAAGTTAGTAGTGGTGGCGCTTATAAGAAAATGGGAGATGGAAATTGG CTCAAATTTCGTCGCATGACACGCAATTTTGCAATACATATTTGGAAAAGTTTGCGGGATACAATTTTTCTGCCACTGCAACATGCTTTGATGGTACCCAGACTCTATTCCACAACTCTACTTATGTCTGTAGATATATTTTCTTACGTTATGTGCTTAACGGTGCTACCAAGCTTAGCAGTCACCCATCATGCAATCAAGAATGCGGAAATTCCTTTTCTTTTCTCACTTTTGGCCTTCCCGTGGATGTGTTTCTCACTGATGACGCCACGCTTCGGACACAGCTTGTATAAACGCAAGATCGAATGGCACACGTTGGGTAGTGTGTGCAAGGCTTTGGCACTAATTC TCATCAGCTTCTCTACATCCAAACTTCAATTGAGCGTCTCTTCTGTCTTACTTGGTTTTGGCCAGTCAGTGACGCTCTTCCTGCAAGATGTTGTCTATCAGCGCAGTATGCCACGCGCGCAATGGAATGATATCCGTCATCCGGTTCATTTTACTAATGGCCTACTCATTTGTCTGTGGGGCGCTTTGGCACACTATGTTGTGGTGCAATTTTCCTTTCAA GCGACTGTCGGCTTAGCTGCACTGCTCTATGTTGTTGGTATGGTCACATGGAATATGATTTTTGTGTGCTGTAATACTAGGGATTAA
- the LOC137249116 gene encoding uncharacterized protein isoform X2, with protein sequence MISGIFFSSAWVIVSTTTQAVAIVFYGCFAGIGSSLFVWKTHVILEAVRPREDKFVRKTIYLCGEAFCQLFLSFVFTSLRTLYGTAQSIVLMSSLLVNLIPISLIITRHREGSITKRISLITADSAFPPLHHQLGAFPTSIADQIDGIEMQLPRTWKSPLREQHHGTATAALFAAAAVEARSNYMLAADESYVTFVNPNGVEIMEIIPEEEETLSVMRSSSTTIGKSHQSVATSQSKLPPNMSSNGLQQLDENVEVSSGGAYKKMGDGNWLKFRRMTRNFAIHIWKSLRDTIFLPLQHALMVPRLYSTTLLMSVDIFSYVMCLTVLPSLAVTHHAIKNAEIPFLFSLLAFPWMCFSLMTPRFGHSLYKRKIEWHTLGSVCKALALILISFSTSKLQLSVSSVLLGFGQSVTLFLQDVVYQRSMPRAQWNDIRHPVHFTNGLLICLWGALAHYVVVQFSFQATVGLAALLYVVGMVTWNMIFVCCNTRD encoded by the exons ATGATTAGCGGTATATTTTTCTCATCAGCATGGGTTATAGTTTCTACAACAACACAAGCGGTGGCTATAGTATTCTATGGATGTTTTGCGG GAATTGGTTCTAGTCTCTTCGTCTGGAAGACCCACGTTATTTTAGAAGCAGTGCGGCCGCGTGAAGATAAATTTGTACGCAAAACGATCTATCTCTGTGGTGAGGCATTCTGTCAACTCTTTCTCTCATTCGTCTTCACAAGTCTGCGCACACTGTATGGTACAGCGCAGTCAATTGTTTTAATGTCCTCATTACTGGTAAATCTAATACCCATCAGCTTAATTATCACACGACACCGTGAAGGTTCTATCACCAAACGTATATCATTGATTACGGCAGATAGCGCCTTCCCACCACTCCACCATCAATTGGGCGCCTTCCCCACAAGTATTGCCGATCAAATCGATGGCATTGAAATGCAATTGCCTCGTACTTGGAAGAGTCCACTACGTGAGCAACATCATGGTACAGCTACTGCAGCACTTTTTGCAGCAGCGGCAGTCGAAGCGCGAAGCAATTATATGTTGGCTGCAGATGAATCATACGTGACATTTGTTAATCCAAATGGTGTAGAGATTATGGAAATCATACCCGAAGAAGAGGAGACTCTATCAGTAATGCGTAGCAGCTCGACAACAATCGGTAAGAGTCATCAAAGTGTTGCGACATCACAATCCAAATTACCTCCAAATATGTCTTCGAACGGATTGCAACAGCTGGACGAAAATGTGGAAGTTAGTAGTGGTGGCGCTTATAAGAAAATGGGAGATGGAAATTGG CTCAAATTTCGTCGCATGACACGCAATTTTGCAATACATATTTGGAAAAGTTTGCGGGATACAATTTTTCTGCCACTGCAACATGCTTTGATGGTACCCAGACTCTATTCCACAACTCTACTTATGTCTGTAGATATATTTTCTTACGTTATGTGCTTAACGGTGCTACCAAGCTTAGCAGTCACCCATCATGCAATCAAGAATGCGGAAATTCCTTTTCTTTTCTCACTTTTGGCCTTCCCGTGGATGTGTTTCTCACTGATGACGCCACGCTTCGGACACAGCTTGTATAAACGCAAGATCGAATGGCACACGTTGGGTAGTGTGTGCAAGGCTTTGGCACTAATTC TCATCAGCTTCTCTACATCCAAACTTCAATTGAGCGTCTCTTCTGTCTTACTTGGTTTTGGCCAGTCAGTGACGCTCTTCCTGCAAGATGTTGTCTATCAGCGCAGTATGCCACGCGCGCAATGGAATGATATCCGTCATCCGGTTCATTTTACTAATGGCCTACTCATTTGTCTGTGGGGCGCTTTGGCACACTATGTTGTGGTGCAATTTTCCTTTCAA GCGACTGTCGGCTTAGCTGCACTGCTCTATGTTGTTGGTATGGTCACATGGAATATGATTTTTGTGTGCTGTAATACTAGGGATTAA